The bacterium region GCCCGCCCCCAGCTCCTGGACCGCGAGCTCCCCTGGGGTCAGCGGATCGCTTTCCACACAGACCACCCGCCGGGCGCTCCGGTCCAGCGAGCACCCGATCAATTCGTGATCTCCTGCCGTCTCTTGACGCACCGCGCCATCGAGGACGGCGGCCGACGCAATCTGCGTGTTGCCGCCGTCGGCGTACATAAAGAACACCCGCGATCCGTCGGGCGCCCAGCTGAGGCCGCCGGCGCCGGGGTGCGCGCGCGTGTCGGAGATCACGTGATGATCGGCGCTCCGGTCGAACCTTCGCGTCAAGCATGTAGGATCGCCGCCGGTCACTCGAACGATCCAGACTTGAGCATTGGTCGCCCCCCGGCACGCATTGTCGTGCCCAACGTACGCGATGCGGGTGCCGTCGGGAGACCAGGCAGGCTGCCCCGCAGGTCCGATGCCCCGGGTCAGGCGGCGCGGGGATCCCCCTCCCTCGACGGCCGCAACCCAGATGTCGGTCACGTTGGTGAGATCGGCGTTCGGGTCGGGGTTGGCCGCGTAGGCGATCGACTTCCCGTCCGGCGACCAGGCGGGGTTGGTGTGGTCGCACTCCTCATGGGTCAGCGGATGCGCCTCGCCGCCGTCCGCGGGAAGCACCAGCACCTGCTTCCAGCGTCCGTCCCAGAACCCCTCGCCGTCCAGCTTATAGCGCAGCCGTGAGATCACGCGGACGTCGCTCTCGTCCGGCCCGGGCTTTGGTTGCGGTTTTCCGACGAGGGCCAGCCACCGGCTGTCGGGCGACCAGGCCAGCTCGGATGGCACGGAGGCGCCCGAGGTGAGAGGTCGGGCCTCCCCACCGTCCGGATCGATGATCCAGATCTGCTTCTCTCCGCTCCGGTCCGAGATGAACGCGATCCGCCGGCCGTCGGGGGACCAGCGGGGGCTCGTGTCGCGGCCCCGCGCGGTGGTCAATTGTCGCGGCGCGCCGCCGTTGGTCGGGACGATCCACAGATGAGTGTGGTAGGCGTTGGCCCCGCCGTCGGCGGTCGTCACCGTGCAGACCACGCGAGACCCGTCCGGAGACAGTTGCGGGTCGCCGACGATCTTGAGCGCAAGCAGATCCTCGATGGTGACCTCACGCAGGCTCATCACAAGATCTCCTCCTCAGGATCCCCGGCCGAGCAGTGGGGGCGGCAGACCATCGGTCCAAGAACACACCCGGTGTCCTCATCGTTCTGCGACGGGCGCGTGCGTCCCTCCGGCCGCCTCCGCCGTCACCGCCCCAGCGCGAGCCGCTGAGCGAGTTGGATCGGAAGACCCCGCGCCGTCATCTTCGCCTGGGTGGCCGCGAAGGGATAGGGGAGACGCTGGAGCGTCACGGTACGCGTCTCGGTATCGAGCAGCAGGTACGAGGCGCGTGGATCTCCATCCCGCGGCTGCCCGACGCTCCCGACGTTGACGATGTACCGGGACGACCGGGCGAGCGGGACGCTGTCGCCCGCCGGCAGGGCCCGCGCGCTCACTGTCCCGTCGGCCTCCAGGATGAACGTGCCGGGGACGTGCGAGTGCCCGACCAGGCAGAGCGAGAACGCGTGCTCAGAAAAGATCGCGAGCGAGGTCGGAAGATCGAGGATGTATTCCTCGAAGGGGTCCCGCGGGCTTCCGTGGACGGCGAGGAAGTCGTCGATCACGAGCCGGTCGGGCAGCGTCACCAGCCATCGGCGTGTGTCCTCGCTCACGACGCCCATCGTCCACTCGATGGCCTGGCGCGCAAGTGGGGTGAACACGCTGATGTCGAGCGCGCCGATGGCCGCGAGGTCGTGGTTCCCCGCGATGACCGGACCCGCGAGTCCTCGGATGCGCTCGACACACTCGTTGGGATCGGGGCCGTACCCGACCGTGTCGCCGAGGCAGAGACAGACGTCCGGCCGGCCGCGGCGGACGTCGGCCAGGACGATCTCGAGGGCCTCAAGGTTCCCGTGAACATCCGACAGCACTGCGTATCGCACAGAATGACCCCTGACCCTACCGCCGCCGTTTGCCGAGCTCGGCGAAGACGTCGTCCGGACTGAGGCCGAGGAACACAAGGAGCGCGATCGAGTGAAACCAGAGGTCGGCGGTCTCCTCGACGAGCCGCTCGCGGGTTTCCTTGCGGGCGGCCCGCGTCACCTCTGCCGCTTCTTCCATAATCTTCTCGTTGAGCCGCGCCAGGCCCTCGGCGAACAGCCCGGCGGTGTACGATCCTTCGCGCGGGCGCGCCCGCCGGTCCGCCAGCACCGTGGCGATCTCGTGGAGGACCCGAGCTGACCCAACCGGTGGCGCGGGCGGCGGGCCGTTCTCGGGCTCGATCGCCGCCTCGCCCTGCCGCTCGGCAACGGACCGATAAAAGCAGGTTCGATGCCCGGTATGGCAGGCGGGTCCGGTTTGTTCCACACGGAGCAGGACGGCATCACCATCGCAATCGGCGCGGATCGCGGTCACCCGCTGGGTATGGCCCGACTCCTCCCCCTTCCGCCACAACCGCTGGCGGCTCCGGCTCCAGTACCACGCCTGCCCGGTCTCGAGGGTCCGCCGCAGCGCCTCGCGGTTCATGTGCGCCACCATCAGGACCTCGCCGGTGCCGGCGTCCTGCGCCACCGCGGTGACCAGGCCGCTCGGGTCGAACCGGAACGTATCGCTCTCCATAGGCCCAATCCCCCCGCGGATCAGCGGCGCACCGGAATCCCGGCCGCAGCCATGTGCGCTTTCGCCTCGGCGATGCTGTGCCGGCGGAAATGGAACATCGACGCGGCAAGCACGGCGTCGGCATCCGCCTCCCGTATCACGTCGACGAAGTGCCGGGGATGGCCCGCGCCCCCGGAGGCGATGATGGGAATGCGGACCGTGTGTGTCACCGCCCGCGTCAGCGCCAGGTCGTACCCTTGCTCATGCCCGTCCTGATTCATGCTCGTCAGGAGGATCTCCCCGGCCCCCCGATCGGCCGCCTCACGGGCCCACTCGACCGCATCCCGCCCCGTTGGCGCGCGTCCCCCGTGCGTGTACACTTCCCACCGGCCGGGGGCGATCTGCCGCGCGTCGATCGCCACCACGATGCACTGGCTCCCGAACCGCAGGGCGGCTTCCCGAATCAGCTCGGGTCGCTCGTGCGCGGCGGTGTTGATCCCGACTTTGTCGGCCCCGGCGCCGAGCATCCGTCGCAGATCCTCGACCGTTCGGAGCCCGCCCCCCACCGTGAACGGGATCGTGAGCACCTCCGCCGTCCGACGGACGACCTCCTCCATGATCCCGCGCCGCTCGTGGGACGCCGTGATGTCCAGGAACACGACCTCGTCGGCTCCCTCTCGATCATACAGAACGGCCAGTTCCACCGGATCCCCGGCGTCGCGGAGATTCACAAAACTCGTGCCCTTGACGACCCGGCCGGCGTCAACGTCGAGGCAGGGAATGACGCGTCGTGCCAGCATCGACTCAGGCGGCGGCCGCCAGCAGGTCCTCGAGCCGCACCAGGCCCTCGTACAGCGCCCGCCCCACGATCACCCCTTCGAGTCCCATCGCCTCGAGGGGACGCAGGTGCTCAATATCCTCGACCGAGGCAACCCCGCCGGCAGCGATCACCGGCACGGTGACGCCGCGCAGGAACCGCTCGATCGCGGCCACGTTGGCGCCTCCGAGCGTCCCATCCGGATCGATGTCGGTATAGATGATGCGCGGCGCTCCCGCGTCGATGACTTGAGCCGCGGCCGCGGCGGCGGCCGTCCCCGTGCGGGTCACCCAGCCCTCCGTCCTCACTTCGCCGTCGCGCGCATCGATCCCGACCACGATGCGGTCGCCGAACCGACGGCAGGCCTCCTGCAAAATCTCTCGGCGGGACAGCGCGACGGTGCCGAGGATCACGCGGGCGGCGCCCGCATCGAGCCACCGCTCGACCGTCGCGAGATCCCGCATCCCCCCGCCTACTTCGACCGGGATGGCCGCCGCCTTGATGAGGCGCTGGATCGCGTTCGCGTTGGCCTGGGCGCCCGTGAACGCGCCGTCGAGGTCGACCACGTGCAGCCAGCGTGCGCCCGACGCCACCCACCGCAGGGCCGCCGCGGTAGGATCGGCATCAAAGAGGAGCTCATGGTCCGCCGCGCCTTGAATGAGGCGCACGCAGCGGCCGCCCCGGACATCAACCGCGGGGAGCACCAACACCGGCGACCCACCTGGCGAAGTTCTCCAACATCCGGATCCCGACACCGCCCGATTTCTCGGGGTGAAACTGGGTGGCCCACACGTTGCCGCGGCCGACCACCGCGGCAACCGGCCCCCCGTACTCCGCCATCGCGGCGATGAGCCCGTCATCCGCCGGCACCGCATGGTATGAGTGGATGAAGTACACGTGATCGCCGGGGGTGCACCCGTCGAGCAACGGAGACGGACGCAGAAGTCTCAGGGCGTTCCATCCCATGTGGGGGATCTTCACGCTCCCGGAGAGGCGAACGACCCGGCCCGGGAACAGGCCGAGCCCGCGATGTACCCCGTCCTCCTCGCTTTCCTCGAACAATAGCTGCATCCCAAGACAAATTCCTAGAAACGGCCGGCCGGAGTCCACAAACGCCCGGATGCGATCGGCAAATCCCTGGGACCGGAAGCGGGCCATCGCCGGGCCGAACGCCCCGTCCCCTGGAACGACGAGCGCGGCGGCCCCCTCGAGGGGGGCCGGTTCGTCGATGATGCGGACCGCCAACCCTTGGCGCTCCAGCGCCTTCTGAATGCTCCTGAGGTTCCCGGCCCCGTAGTCCACGACCGCGATCATGTCAGGGTTCCCTTAGTCGACGGCACGCCCTGCACCCGCGGATCCAGCCGCACCGCCCGGTCGAGCGCAAGCGCGAGCGCCTTGAACATCGCCTCGATAATGTGGTGGGCATTCCGGCCGTGCACGAGGAGGATATGCAGCGTGATCCCCGCGTTTGTGGCAAACGCCCTGAAGAACTCTTCGGTCAGTTCGGTGTCGTACTCGCCGAGCCGCTGCCGCGGCACCGCCACGGCATAATGTAGATACGGCCGCCCGCTCACGTCCACCACGGCGAGCACCAACGCCTCGTCGAGCGGCGCGTGCTCGGAGGCGAACCGGGCGATTCCGGCCCCATCTCCCAACGCATCCCGGAGCGCCCGCCCGAGCGCGATCCCCACGTCCTCGACGGTGTGATGGGCGTCGATCTCCAAATCCCCGGAGGCGTTGACGGTCAAGTCGAACCGGCCGTGTCGGGCGAGCTGCGCCAGCATGTGGTCGAGGAACGGCAGACGGGTCGACCCGGTGAAGGCGCCGCTGCCGTCGAGGTTCCACATCACCTCGACCTGGGTCTCCGTGGTCTTTCGGACCGTCCGGCCGATGCGGCTCAATCCGGCCCTCCCCTGGCCTGAACGGCCAGCACATGCGCGGGGAAGTCCTCGTAGTGCCCCAGGCGCTCGACGACCGGCCGCACTCGCGCCAAGCCTTCCGCGGACAGGTGCGCTACCGACGTCGCCTTGAGATAGCTGAGCACCGTCACCCCCGAGGTCACGCGTGCAAACCCGCTCGTCGGCAACGCCGCGGGTACGCCGATCGCGTAGTTGCCTGCCGAGAACGGCGTGTGCTGACCGAGCAGGATCTCTCCGGCGTTGCGGATGCGCTGCAGCGTCGCATACGGATCCCTCGTCGCGACCTGCAGGTGCTCGGGCGCATAGAGATTGACGAATGCCACCGCTTCCTCCATCGAGCCGGCGACGATCACCCCACCGTAGTGGCTCATCGCGGTCTGCGCGAACTGACGCCGCTGGACCGGCAGTTGGTCCAGATACCGCGGCATGCGCTCGTGGACTTCCGCGGCGAGCGACTCGGCGGTCGTGACCAGAATCGCGGCAGAATCCGCGCCGTGCTCGGCCTCGTTCAGCAGGTCGAGGGCAAGTCGGTCCGGATCGGCGGACTCGTCGGCCAGGATCATCGATTCGGTGGGGCCGAGGAACGAGAGCAGCCGGACGCCGTAGGCCTGGACGGCGATCTGCGCGGCGGTCACATACGGATTTCCTGGGCCGCCTAGGAGTTGGACCCGGGGCACGGACGCGGTCCCGCACGCCAGCGCGGCAATGCCCGCGACGCCGTTGCAGCGGAATACCTGCGACACCCCGAGCAGATCAGCCGCGACCAGCACCGCCGGATCCGCGCTGCCGTCTTGGCGCGGTGGAAGGACGATGGCGATCTCCTCCACGCCGGCGACGACGGCCGGGGTTACCAGCGTGATCAAGGTCGAGGGAAAGGCCCCTTTCCCGCTCGGAATGTACACGCCGACGCCTTCCACGGGCGTGTATTTGACGCCGGCGGTGATCCCCGGTTCCATCTCCTCAAGCTGGACGCCCGGCGGCCGCAGCCACTCGTTGTACCGACGGGCCCGCTCGATGCTGCTCGCCAGCGCCGACCGCAGCCCGTCGTCGACCACGTCGTAGGCGCGCCGCATCTCTTGACGGTCGACCCGCAGACGGTCCGGCGAGAGGGTCACGCCATCGTACCGCTGCGTGTATTCCACCACGGCGGCGTCGCCGCGCTGCCGGACATCCTCGACGATGGCACGCACGTGCGCGACCC contains the following coding sequences:
- the hisD gene encoding histidinol dehydrogenase → MDILRLGQAPPERLRQMLQRSRVEVFDPERVAHVRAIVEDVRQRGDAAVVEYTQRYDGVTLSPDRLRVDRQEMRRAYDVVDDGLRSALASSIERARRYNEWLRPPGVQLEEMEPGITAGVKYTPVEGVGVYIPSGKGAFPSTLITLVTPAVVAGVEEIAIVLPPRQDGSADPAVLVAADLLGVSQVFRCNGVAGIAALACGTASVPRVQLLGGPGNPYVTAAQIAVQAYGVRLLSFLGPTESMILADESADPDRLALDLLNEAEHGADSAAILVTTAESLAAEVHERMPRYLDQLPVQRRQFAQTAMSHYGGVIVAGSMEEAVAFVNLYAPEHLQVATRDPYATLQRIRNAGEILLGQHTPFSAGNYAIGVPAALPTSGFARVTSGVTVLSYLKATSVAHLSAEGLARVRPVVERLGHYEDFPAHVLAVQARGGPD
- a CDS encoding S9 family peptidase, which translates into the protein MSLREVTIEDLLALKIVGDPQLSPDGSRVVCTVTTADGGANAYHTHLWIVPTNGGAPRQLTTARGRDTSPRWSPDGRRIAFISDRSGEKQIWIIDPDGGEARPLTSGASVPSELAWSPDSRWLALVGKPQPKPGPDESDVRVISRLRYKLDGEGFWDGRWKQVLVLPADGGEAHPLTHEECDHTNPAWSPDGKSIAYAANPDPNADLTNVTDIWVAAVEGGGSPRRLTRGIGPAGQPAWSPDGTRIAYVGHDNACRGATNAQVWIVRVTGGDPTCLTRRFDRSADHHVISDTRAHPGAGGLSWAPDGSRVFFMYADGGNTQIASAAVLDGAVRQETAGDHELIGCSLDRSARRVVCVESDPLTPGELAVQELGAGAAPLRRLSDWNGPSLGTLALAVPERFQFSSVDGWKIEGWALRPRGTTPGKRIPTVLEIHGGPHGAYGNAFFHELQVLAASGYGVIYMNPRGSQGYGQTFTAATRHDWGGKDYADLMRGVDHALASYDWIDPDRLGVAGGSYGGFMTNWVVGHTQRFAAGVTMRSISNAYSQWGTSDLAYQKGFWEFPGDPWESPEFYLERSPITYVRQMRTPLLILHSENDLRCPIEQGEQLFVALKKQGVPTLFVRFPGESHDLSRNGQPKHRIERLKHILAWFRTYVMAGRSERDAAAPALRREGVAADE
- the hisA gene encoding 1-(5-phosphoribosyl)-5-[(5-phosphoribosylamino)methylideneamino]imidazole-4-carboxamide isomerase, with translation MLVLPAVDVRGGRCVRLIQGAADHELLFDADPTAAALRWVASGARWLHVVDLDGAFTGAQANANAIQRLIKAAAIPVEVGGGMRDLATVERWLDAGAARVILGTVALSRREILQEACRRFGDRIVVGIDARDGEVRTEGWVTRTGTAAAAAAAQVIDAGAPRIIYTDIDPDGTLGGANVAAIERFLRGVTVPVIAAGGVASVEDIEHLRPLEAMGLEGVIVGRALYEGLVRLEDLLAAAA
- the hisH gene encoding imidazole glycerol phosphate synthase subunit HisH translates to MIAVVDYGAGNLRSIQKALERQGLAVRIIDEPAPLEGAAALVVPGDGAFGPAMARFRSQGFADRIRAFVDSGRPFLGICLGMQLLFEESEEDGVHRGLGLFPGRVVRLSGSVKIPHMGWNALRLLRPSPLLDGCTPGDHVYFIHSYHAVPADDGLIAAMAEYGGPVAAVVGRGNVWATQFHPEKSGGVGIRMLENFARWVAGVGAPRG
- the hisIE gene encoding bifunctional phosphoribosyl-AMP cyclohydrolase/phosphoribosyl-ATP diphosphatase HisIE, translating into MESDTFRFDPSGLVTAVAQDAGTGEVLMVAHMNREALRRTLETGQAWYWSRSRQRLWRKGEESGHTQRVTAIRADCDGDAVLLRVEQTGPACHTGHRTCFYRSVAERQGEAAIEPENGPPPAPPVGSARVLHEIATVLADRRARPREGSYTAGLFAEGLARLNEKIMEEAAEVTRAARKETRERLVEETADLWFHSIALLVFLGLSPDDVFAELGKRRR
- the hisF gene encoding imidazole glycerol phosphate synthase subunit HisF, with the protein product MLARRVIPCLDVDAGRVVKGTSFVNLRDAGDPVELAVLYDREGADEVVFLDITASHERRGIMEEVVRRTAEVLTIPFTVGGGLRTVEDLRRMLGAGADKVGINTAAHERPELIREAALRFGSQCIVVAIDARQIAPGRWEVYTHGGRAPTGRDAVEWAREAADRGAGEILLTSMNQDGHEQGYDLALTRAVTHTVRIPIIASGGAGHPRHFVDVIREADADAVLAASMFHFRRHSIAEAKAHMAAAGIPVRR
- a CDS encoding metallophosphoesterase family protein, which codes for MRYAVLSDVHGNLEALEIVLADVRRGRPDVCLCLGDTVGYGPDPNECVERIRGLAGPVIAGNHDLAAIGALDISVFTPLARQAIEWTMGVVSEDTRRWLVTLPDRLVIDDFLAVHGSPRDPFEEYILDLPTSLAIFSEHAFSLCLVGHSHVPGTFILEADGTVSARALPAGDSVPLARSSRYIVNVGSVGQPRDGDPRASYLLLDTETRTVTLQRLPYPFAATQAKMTARGLPIQLAQRLALGR
- the hisB gene encoding imidazoleglycerol-phosphate dehydratase HisB, which gives rise to MGRTVRKTTETQVEVMWNLDGSGAFTGSTRLPFLDHMLAQLARHGRFDLTVNASGDLEIDAHHTVEDVGIALGRALRDALGDGAGIARFASEHAPLDEALVLAVVDVSGRPYLHYAVAVPRQRLGEYDTELTEEFFRAFATNAGITLHILLVHGRNAHHIIEAMFKALALALDRAVRLDPRVQGVPSTKGTLT